The nucleotide window AGTACCACCCCGATCAAAATAAAAACGATCCGGGTGCACAACAGCGTTTTGCCGAAGTGAACCAAGCTTACGAGATTGTCGGCGACAAGGAAAAGCGCGCCCAGTTCGATCGCGGAGAGATTGATGCAGAGGGCAAGCAGAAATTCCACGCCGGTGGTTTTGAAGGCTTCACCGGCCATCAGGACTTCGGCTCTGCTGGCGGGTCCAGAGGCTTCAAGAACTCAGGCGGCTCTGGCGCTTTTGACGACATTCTGAACGACATTTTCGGCAGCTTCGGCAAGGGTGGCTCTCGCGGTCGCGCCGGTGCTGGAGCGGGGCCTGGCGGTGGTTTCGCCGGAGGCGCGCAAACCAGATCCGCCCCTAAAGCCAAAGGCAAAAACGCTGAAATCATCGCGCGTGCATCGCTCGAGGATATCGTCAACTCCGGCAAAACGCAGGTCACGCTACCCAATAGCAAGACCGTGAATGTGACCTTGCCCAAAGGGGTCGTCGAGGGTGAAAAGATCCGTCTCAAGGGACAAGGACATCCAGGTGAGAATGGCGGGCCTGCCGGCGATGCCATGGTCGAAATCCGCTTTCGCCAACATCCGCTGTTCGAAGTGAAAGGCTCGGATTTGCATCTTGATTTGCCGCTGGCGCTTTATGAGGCGGTTCTGGGAGCAAAAGTCCGCACTCCGACACTTACGGGTGCGGTCAATTTGACAATCCCGGAAAACGCCTCCAGTGGGAAAACCATGCGACTGAAAGGCAAGGGTCTTCCAACCAAGACCGGTGGCCATGGCGACCTTCTGGTCAAGCTGCAGATCGTGATGCCGCCTCACAATGACGAAGAGCTGGAAACGCTCATGAAAGCCTGGAAGGAAATCACACCTTATCGGGCCCGCGGTCCGGAATTCGACTGAGACCGAAACGAAACCTTCGCCAATAGGTGCAAGCGATCGGAGATGCCGCCGTCTGGGCGGCATTTTCATGTTGGCGGTCAATAGAGCACGATAACTGCAGTGCCTATGACAGCGATTGCGGTTCCTGCCATCGCTTCCAGGCCAGGCCTTTTTCCCTTTGTTGCCCAAAGGATCGGCAACACGCACAAGGGCGAAAGCGACCCCAGCACTGCGGCAACTCCTGCCTGTGTATTGGCGAAGGCATATAGCAGCAGCGACGATGAAATCCCGTATCCGATGACGCCGGGCAGGATCGTTCTGAAAAGAAGATAGGGCGAGGTTTCCGTATCCGCCCTCACGGCCTGAGAGGGCCAGATACTCGCCAGTGAGATCACGGCTGCAGCTCCCAGAAGCCGAATGGCAGTTACCGCGACTGGCTCAGCACCAGCGGTCAGCGCTGGTTTAACCGCGAGAAAACCCGCCCCTTGAAGAGTTGCTGCCAATAGCCCCAGTAACACAACACTCAACAAACGCTTTCCAGCAACGCCCTCTTCCCTCTCAGCCTGG belongs to Roseibium porphyridii and includes:
- a CDS encoding DMT family transporter; the encoded protein is MLGIVAASTALFASIGWASGIVLAQMPAKALGAFEFTRIQLIFCAALMAVLSSLFDLWPSIDWQHWPAFLVSSLGGILLGNLAMIECLRRGGPRLTELLLCLKAPVVAGLAYFWIGETIGPVDLLGGVLILAGLVIAIRFGSQAEREEGVAGKRLLSVVLLGLLAATLQGAGFLAVKPALTAGAEPVAVTAIRLLGAAAVISLASIWPSQAVRADTETSPYLLFRTILPGVIGYGISSSLLLYAFANTQAGVAAVLGSLSPLCVLPILWATKGKRPGLEAMAGTAIAVIGTAVIVLY
- a CDS encoding J domain-containing protein; translation: MRDPYSVLGVAKSASEGDIKKAFRKLAKKYHPDQNKNDPGAQQRFAEVNQAYEIVGDKEKRAQFDRGEIDAEGKQKFHAGGFEGFTGHQDFGSAGGSRGFKNSGGSGAFDDILNDIFGSFGKGGSRGRAGAGAGPGGGFAGGAQTRSAPKAKGKNAEIIARASLEDIVNSGKTQVTLPNSKTVNVTLPKGVVEGEKIRLKGQGHPGENGGPAGDAMVEIRFRQHPLFEVKGSDLHLDLPLALYEAVLGAKVRTPTLTGAVNLTIPENASSGKTMRLKGKGLPTKTGGHGDLLVKLQIVMPPHNDEELETLMKAWKEITPYRARGPEFD